The Halichoerus grypus chromosome 3, mHalGry1.hap1.1, whole genome shotgun sequence genome segment CAGGCAAACTTATTCCTGTCCTACAGAGCTTGCAATCTATTGAAGAAGGCTATTAAATAGTCCACAGATAACTAATCATTTCATTACTGTGGTGATAAGCCCCACCAAGTAGAAAAGCACAGAGCTGTGAGAAGAAAATGCAAGAACCCTAACCCGTACTCTGAGGCAGAGGAAATGGGCTTGTGGGAAGGCCGTGAGTCAGGAATAAACATAGCAATTCTAAGAAATTATCATGACTTTCTGCAGTTTGCCCGTTTAATTCAAAAGCCAATTTTTgctagaaagaaaaagacttgttttaaatatgtttgcaTTTGTGTGGGCGGCAAAGGTGCCGGGGGTGAATTTAAGTAAGTCACAGAACTGCCTCTACCTGTGGTCGGGGCAGGCAATAGGGAGTCTGCAGGAGAGCTGGGGAGGCTTCTGGAAAAGGAACTCTACCTGTGTCCTCTGCTAAGCTTGGATATGCCTGGGCAAGTCTGGGAGCAGATGTGGTCACAGGGATCCATTTACAGCGGGGCTATGAACTGTCCAGGGATGGTACTTGACCAAGTGGGAAAGGAACTAGGTTCATTGAGCTCAAACCAGGAAGAGGCTTTGCCcatgtggaggaggaggaaagagacatGCTGATGGCTGTTCCCACAGTTTGTCTCCTGGAGGTATGTCTGGCTCCTGAGTAGAGAAGGAGGCCAGGTTTCCCACACAGAATATGTGACCAAGTGGAAAAAGGCATCTTGCCGCAGAGGAGAGCAGAGGGCGCTGTGCAGAAAGCAAGATTTCCGGGCCCAGTGGAGAGCTGCAGTAGCAGCTGGGCCCGGTggaaatgggagggagggaaggaggtgaggtgggggtgaTGGCGTAACAGAATCGCCTGACAGAGGCTGTGAGACTCCTCTTGGCGATTTCCAGACTTAGATGCTGGGGACTTGGCAGGAAGTCAGAGGTCCTGCCTCAGTGGGAGCTACAAACTGGTAAACGATTTGTATCTACTGGCTGGTGGGTCcaagggaaattcaaattacatgtaaatgaacaaatgagttgGCATGGCTGCCTAAGTCCGTTTGGAAACTCAGTACGTTTATTTATGTTGTATTGATTTGATTCTTCTAAGACTCAGTTGAAATTAGAACGGCTTCTCATGTGGAGACAAAGTGCTCGTTTTGCAAAAATGCTCTGGAATTTTACAGTAATTCACATGTTAACTATGAGCCGTGGAGGACGCAGGAAGCTTGAACActgtttgctttctctttgtaGGGAGATATTGGCTGCCTTAGGAAACACCCATCAGagttttcataaataaaacataGCAGAGCAACACCCAGGGGGGCAGTTTTTCCCTCTAGAATGAAAGGAATTAGTGTAGTCGATAGAAAACGAGGCTGTGTATGGAAGCACAGAATGTAGCGCAGGGTTTGCACCCTGCGGGTCTGAAAAGACCAAAGATTGAAGAATCCAGTAGTGAGATTGAAGTGGTAGTCGTGGGGAGGGGGGTCTGGGGGGGCTGTCACGTGTGTTTAACCCTTAGGCTGCAACGTTGTTTTCACGTGGGTAGGTGTATAATCTTTTCCGTATAAATACATATCctataatgcatatataaataaGGTGAAACACCTTCAATTATTACGACATGAACGacgaaaagcagaagaaaatgtaaacGATTGCAGCATAAAATGAGGTAGTGAATTAGATAATAGTCTCTTTGCATCAGTAGGATCTGATAGTTTCCTGACCCAGAGCTTCTCATCTTGCCAGGAGTCCTTTATTAGTGAGTGACATGATGTTTCAGGACAGCATGGACGgaggcagagagcacaagcaattCTGTATGTGTATGAGTATCCAGCTGTGTGTGTTTGCGGGGGGCCGTCATGTGGcccatcccatccccccactATGGCCATCCCGGCAATCACCACGACTTCTCGGCAGGCCTCCCTATAGACTCAGGAGAGGTGTTTGGCACTAACTAAGATCCTGCCCCAGATCTACCAGAACTTGAGATTAATCAGCTATAGACTGACCAGTAGGGAGCTCTTTTAGTTATTTTAACTGTCCTGACCATTGATTTAGGGCATTCATGGGCTCcaattaatttcattcattttgaaaaagcaaaaaatagcCAAGAGTGTTCATGTTGCTGAAATATTGGTATTCTGATCTCATTCTTAGGTTTTCATTTCTAGGAAGCCTGCTGTAGTAAATTTCTTGGTTTTGAAATTACATAAGTGCAGCCTTTTTGTTAGCTAGACAGTGATATAAAATGTTTGTATGTTTTAATGCTTGCTTTATTAATTTCTGGAGCTTGCATTGTATCAGACTGTGTTTTTATCAGAAGTTACATGATGGTACAGTCATTTGTAGTGGGTTTCTGAGAGCGCTATCAAAACCAGAAACACCCCCTAGGtttgcccttccctccctccctccctcgttccttccttccttccttccttccttccttccttccttccttcctctctttctctttctgtctttttagtGAAGTTAATTAAATACTTTGTGTGTAGCATGGGGTTCCCCCCCCACTTTGTCCTGAGTTAAGAACATACATTAAATAGtttataaaaagaatagaaatttcCATCTTTATTTATTCTGAGATGATGGGAAAAGAGGCATGTTCATAGTAATTTGGCTATGGAAAACATCCCCAAATGACAGGTTCTTGGTTTTGAATATATACGCTGCAGGGACATTTCTGTTGTACACATTATATAGATGCCCCCTCCCAAACCACAAAGAATGCCGTAAGACATTTAACCTAAAGAGTATACGCAAGAACATATGAGAGCACCAGAAGTTGAAGGTCAAATTTTAGGATCAGGGAGTGGATGAGCGGGGGACTACCCTTGCTAATAGCCCACAGGTGTGCAGGTAATGTGCCTTCCTAGGAAGGAGGTGCTGTGCTTTCGAAATATTTTCCCCAACATACATTTTGCCCTGAAACCGTTTGTCCAATGACATGGCAAGTTGCCTCCTAGTTCAGTGCTGAGTATTGGAATTTAATTCATTCACACTCTACTTCTTTCAAAAGATTCGAATGGCAACAATGAAATTGAAGTTAAGATTATGTgaaaattctaggggcgcctgggtggctcagttggttaagcgactgccttcggctccggtcatgatcccagggtcccgggatcgagccccgcatcaggctccctgctcctcagggagcctgcttctcctggagcctgcttctctctctccctctgcctgccactccacctgcttgtgctctctctctctgtgtctctctctctgtgtcaaataaataaataaaatcttaaaaaaaaaaaagattatgtgaAAATTCTATTCCTTCTACTTCTGTGACATTGGATCTAGCAGGaaaatttttcttatctgtaaaatgggggatcCAACTTGGACTGTCTGCCCTGTGAAGACTGCTGTGGTGAGGTAGTAGGTCTGGAAAGTGCATAAATTGTTATGTGTTATATCCGTGAAACACCACTGAAGGGCTAGGCCCCTTGTGGGATTTTGACCAGTGGTATTTGGGGACTACATCATTGTTGAGCTCTACTCAAGAACTGGAGTGACTCACTACGTTCCCTGAGCACGTCGGTGTTAAGTGTGGAATGACCTTTCTGAGACTTTTGAGTGCCCAGGATGCCCCCTTGGAACTGCCCAGAACAAGAGATCAAAGAAACTGCAAACATTGTTTGGTTTTAAATCAAaagttatgattttatttttaattttaatataccaagaaaaaatatttctttgaatgtcGTGAAAGGAGCACTTGAAAATAACAATTCCAACATTGCTGTGATTTGCTCTATGAGGCTTATATGGGTGAACTTCTATCTGAATATGGGCTCTGGGGCCCTGAAGAGGCTGAAGCTCCCAGTGGTTTTCAAGTTAGCAGCAAGCAACCTCCTGCCCGAACGTGCCCAGACAGTCAGACCTGTCTGAAACCGACATGCCTGGGGAGCACTGTTAGGCTACTTCTGGAGAGTTCTTGATTTCTGCCCACTGAGAGAAGTTTCAAGTGCTGCCAAGCGTTGGGAAAGTAACAGTGTTTAAACACCAACAGGTGTCAGGACCCCGCAATGCTAGCCTAAATGGGTTGCAGTTATGGCTTGACCCTGATGTATGGGACCAGTTTCTTTAATCTAACCAGTTACTTCAGGAAAAGTTGACTACGACGTAGTTTCAGGTTTGGATTTCCACTGAAGTGTATCTGACTGCAAGACTTTTGTCTGCCCAACATAAAATCAAAATGCCTTTATTAAGACCTTCCCAAACCCACACATGGGGGTGCTCCCAATGTCTCTCTTTCAGTGTTAGAACAACTTCTGTTCCACTTTTTTCTAAGTGTAATTCAGGAGGAAGGGAAGCCTGGAGATTATCTTTCCTCCTTCTGTGAGTCCTGAATTTTCAAAGTATCTGAGGATGAGGAAAGTAACGGGATGACTCAACAGGCTTGCGAAGATTCTTTGATGCCCTGCGCAGGTGTTCTTAACTGGTTTCTTTAGCTATGGGTTCCGCCACATGGCTGGAGGAGGTTTATAATGGGATTCTGTCACAAGtggcattcaaaaaaaaaaaagaagctctaaCTGCACTGACACTTGTTTTACTTAAGTATTGGGGACCAGCAGACAGGGTCTGCTGGTTCATTGGAAAACAGGGACCTTCGTACTGATTGTTGGCACAAAAGAGTGTAAGGTTGCGTTGTTAGCTCTCATTTCAGTGTGTATATGCTACAAGCCAAACCCTGTGAGGCATTCTTAGCAAAATCTCTTCTTGAGGATAAAGAGTCTGAGGCACAAAGAGTCAGACCTTGCCTATGAGACAGAGAACAACTTAAGAAAGCTACAGGGGACAGGGATTCACAGCATGAACATAGGCTCTACCGTCCTGAATTGATAGCAAAATATTATTGGAAACAAAGACTGGAATGTCAGAAAGTTCTGGGCTTTCCTCATGAAATTTTCACTCAGTTACACTCTTGGGGATGGAAACTTGTTCAGGGAAATAAGTGTATGGGAGAGACAGGCATGGGCCATCCACATATAACTCAAAGTGCTGAGCTCTGGGAGGCAAAAATCTCCTGGATCTTCTCTATTAACAGCTCTCTTGAATCAGCACATGGCCAGTCCAACAACtcggaggaaaaaaaaaagcccccagaaTGTGCTGGAGCTGACAGTTGTACGACACGTAGTCTCTGAGGGGAGGCTGTTTTATCAGGATAAAGAAAAGATATAACCTGAGCATGCTGTCTCTCCCAGGTAATTTAGCAGTCTGGGATTGAGGCCAGACTTCTGGAGCATTCTACTCAGTGTAGTTGACTCCAGGTGCATTATTTCTTTGATGTGACAGGTTTTATCATAAAGACACcacatctgatttaaaaaaaaaaaaaaaaatctgtagatcTCTTTCCCAGAAGTGTTCTTCTATTCAGTTCTGCAAAACCCCTCCTCACATGAAGTTTCTGACTCAGGCCTGAGTTACATTAGTAGAGAGGTGGGGAAGTGAGAGGGACCCAATCAATCCTTTCTTTCCCCTTAAgcaacatatatgtatgtattatccCTACCCCGCCCCTCCAATTGTTATAGTAGAGTGTGAGTAGAAGGGTGAGAGTAAATTACCTGGAATAATAACCTCAATACATGATTTTAATTCAGTACTTTGGCCTGGCATGGATTTAAATAACATAGTGCTTCCTCTTTTCTCATTAGCAAAACTAGAAGACCCAGATAAAACCTCCTGTTCTATGAATAGAGCATTTTTCATTAGAATGTTTTTCATTGCAAACTCATAGACTTGGGTTGATACTCAGACTGAGGGCATCAAATTACATGCACTTAGATATGAAATGAAGGATGTTTGTTTTTTCAATCCAGAAACGTTTTCACCATAATGGGATTGGAATGCAGTAGAAAATCTCCAATAGAAAGATAATCTATTGCAGCATAGTGGGGCAGTTCTGAAAACTTGCCTGCCCCAAGTTTTTCTGGAATGTTAACTGACAGTAGGATTATCTGTGTAGCAGTCAGTTCTCTGGTAGGATTCAGATTTGCCATGGGCTAGTGGTCCAGCCTCTTATCTTGATACAATTAAGCAGTTAAACTGAGATGTTAAAAACTCTGTATTGAACCTCTaataccagaattttttttttgtttttctttcttcccatgaGAAATGTCGGAAAAGCCTTTAGATTTATTTAGCCAATTTACAAACTATTTATTAGACATTCAACctgtaaaaaaaattctaagttatCTCACAAGTGAACACAAGTATGAAATTGTACCAAGATCAAAGTGCTTTGGAAGCATCATTTAAGTCTATTTAAGGTCTATGCTCATTTCCTTATTCTAACCTGCATTAAAGGACCAATGATTAATCAATGGATTCAATAATTAAATCAACCAGATAAGCTCGAACTGGTCCTTCAATTAAGCTCAAGTCAGCTATTTGGCCTTTTTCTCATGTGACTTattctgctcattttcttttataagaaaaaaagcttaTTGCACAGTATCATATCTTTTCAAAGCTCAAAAGAACATTATTTGCAGCCTAAGAACCTCGTAGTTGTTATAGCAGGACCTATCCTTTTAGCTCACGTCAGTTTCCACCCTAAGAATCACAACAGATCCCTCCATCAGTTGTTTCTCGTCTAAGAACCAATGTCAAGACATCATAGACTGCCCACGATAATTTAATACAGATGTAACAGCTTCCCTCCCTGCATAGCCCAgcgccaccaccaccccccccgccccgggtctAGCGGTCATGACCTGGTTTGCATGGATTCTTTGTTCATTGTTCAAACCCTTCACACAGAATGGGATAAaactttattctttcaaattCCACACATAAACAAGATGCTGAGAAAGCCCTTGTCATCTCTGACAGAAGCAGAGCAGCTCTGTTTCATGAATGACAGCACAATTAAagctaaaataatataaaaataatctgaaaaatcCCTTTTACTGTATACTctcaaagaaagcaaaagataaacaacagttttctttttctgctagcCAGAAAAACGGGTTCCTGTTCATCTGGGCTTTGAAGTTGAGTGTAccgcacatgtgtgtgcacgaaTGTGTGGTGATGCGTGTATCAGCTATATGAAGTGTAGCTGCTAATCGTGCCATCTGGTTTGTCTAATCATGAAGCTACTTAACCGATTAGAGTACTAGCATATCACATTGAACGATTTTATATAATTGCTTCTTTGAAATACTAGGAATGTTGACACATTGATTTGGCTTGTAAAGGACTGAAGTATTACAGATAATATTATATTATCtagctttcatttctttctctctctctctttttgtagaGAATATGGCTCTTAATAAGCTGATTTTCTGAGTTCCAGAGCagaagtcctttttaaaaaaatttctgaagcTGACTTGAAGCAGGAAGAAGGTCTTCTGATTTGGCCAAAAATATGACGAGTATTTTATATCATTGAAAACTTGAAGGATAAGTGTATCGGGGGCCCTTTGTTGTCAGCTGTTCCAGCCAAACTTGCCATGAAGGGTTTGTTGAAGTATCTCCACTTGACCAGCAGAGGGCACTTTACACACCTCCGCGTCGCTCGGGGAGCAGACGCAGATGATGCGGAAACACAGTGTTCACCCAATATCAGGAAGAGCCCTGCAGATTTCTTTGTGAAATtcacaaaaatatagaaaatatggaCCGTACAACAGGGTTTCATTTGGAAAGCCATGAGTGCGTGTGTGAAGTCAAATAGAGTGGGGGTATACCGAGTGTGTCTGTTGGATGGATCCCGGGCTCCCATCTTTCCCCACTGTCCTTTTCCCAGCTCAAGAATGGTACGGGGCTGACCCTTTTTAGAGGTGGTACAGAATCCATTTTCAAATCATTTGGTAGAGTTTTAACTTTGCTATTCGGTATTTACTCTTCCGTTCAAAAGCCTGGGGCCCCTGAACCAAGGATAATCCTTGAGAGCTCATTTCAGAGTGGAAATTACAGTGAAACCATCAGAAGTGCTCTGAGGTGGAGCTGCCCCGTTAGGAACTGGTCTGCACTGTTTCCATCCTCCCAGGAAGAACCTTGGAAAAATATTGTGCCCCGTTTGGTTCTGGCAAAGTCACTAGCCCCAGACTGGGCTAGGAAGGGAAAAACACCAGTCCTTCTCTTAGTTGAAATACAATTGTTTACATCGTTTTCACGAGAGGTGATTAAGACATCTTTTCTCACGGGGGCTACAGCTACTGGCCTTTCTTAAGAAGGCTTTAATTTTTGCAAAAGCATTATTGTCCTAGATATACACCCTGTGTCTCTTCCATTTTGTATCTATTCTATTGTGTGTCCAAAAAGATTAGAAAggattgtgtgtgtatgtgctcgCACAGTTTCTTAAGTAAACTTCTTTCATTCTTAGAGAAATATAACACttagtaaatactttttttcccatATAGTGTTAATAGCCTTTGTTGaccttctatttctctctctctctgtctctctctccgtgcCTCTGGCTCACTTTTGTTCTCATTTGCCCTAGAGCTGACAGTTAAGGAGGGAATGGGGTTTCCAGCAGCAGTCCTTTGAGATGGAGGTGCACTCAGTGAGTCCTCACCCAAAAAGGATCATAAACTTACTGGGTTGAGTCAACCTTATTATCCCTAAGCTGCCTTGGGTTTTGTGTTtgctcatgtgttttgttttgttttagctgcACCATATGTGATTCCTTGTGccattttcttttgtctattGTTTTTCTTGATGACCCTGAGCTATGGCTTCCTCCTCAGTTCCAACACTATTCAGCCTTCGTTGTTTTCCTCATCTTGCCGATGTAGGCCTCAAAGAAGAAGTGGCAGAAGAGCACAAGGTAGCTGAGGTACATGAGTGAGGACCAGAAGATGTTCTGAAAGTGAGAGTGACACTGGTCATGCTGCATCCAGTAGAAGACCAGGTAGTTAATGACACAGCCCATCAGCATCTGAGTGATCTGGGACAAGGTGATGAACATGGCAAACTTCCGGGAAACCCGGAAACCTGCCGCTCGCAAGGCATAGTAAGAGTACATCACGGCGTGCACGCTATAGTTCATGGTCATGAACCAACCACCCCCGGCTACCATGTCCTTGTAGGAGTACCAAGAGTACAGCAGCACAGTGATGTGGTGGTACCAGTGCAGGAAGATCAGCTTTTGCTTCCTCAGAATAATGAATATTGTATCTCCtgaaagacagagaaggaaaaaaaaaacctacatgaGCCCCTCGACCGTGATGTAACGATAATCCATATTTTCCCAAGAAGGCACATAGCTTCAACTCCTACTTGGAGAGTGAGATGGACTGGGTTAGAATCCTGGACGGATATTTACTAGCTCcgtgagcttgggcaagttacttatcctcactattttccagtttctgtaaaatggggatagtaatggGGATAACAGCAGTAGCTTGGGATTGTCTGAGGGCTTAATAAGATAATCAGTGCGCCCTCCTGGCACATGGAGAACATGCAATAAATGTCACTTTTAGAAGGCTGTTATACACAAAATCTTACCAATTTTCGATCTAGAAGGGACATGAGCAATCACGTTACCCAATTTCTAACTCGACCGTACATTTTAGGAAATATTATCTGGAAAAGTCAAGTGACTTGTCTCAGATCATTTGTCAATAGAGAGAAACAGATTAGAATTCAAGTGCCCAGCAAAACGTTTGTAGGCCTCTCTGGAGTACGAAGACCATTTTTCTTTGGTATATGGCGAAAGCTACTCCTAAAAAAACCTATCTTTGTGAGCTCCCTGTAAAAGGTGAAGCCTCGACAGACATTTGGTAGTCAGAGGAGTAAAAttgaaacaaaggcaaaaacagaaaaaaagagaagaaaagtcacCTTCTACCATATTTGCTGAACACGGTAACCTGAATATTTTATACCAATGAATCGAGTGATAAGAACAGAGAATGACACACATTTTTACGGAGTTAACTTTGAGAAAGCTTTCCACAATCTATTACTAAGAGTATCCTTTTGAAGAAAAAGACCACTGTCCCTAAGGTAGGAAAATTTATGTTATAGAAGCCAGAATTATGCTCAGGTAGGTAGATGCTATTTATATGTAATGATTCTCTGAAAAGCCTTAGGGATTCCAAAACATATACCATAGGACACTTAtgtcaaaatggatgaagagcAAGCATAGTAACAAATGCACACGATTCCATTAACAAGTATGAAAACAGGATTTATGCTCCATTCTCTTTCCTAGCTCTGTGTTCTTCTCAGGGATGGGAAAACCCAACCTCCTTCATGACCTTCAGTGAGCTCAAACTTGACTTGTTTCGGTACGACAAGGAGAACTAGAAGGTCCCTCTTCTTATTCTGAAATCTAATGAAGCACAAAGGGGATTAGTACTTACCTTTGTCTTATCCCTCAGACTTCACGGATGCCCTAAACCATTCGGCACTAGGAAGGGTCAAAGAATGTGAGGCCTTGGGAAGATTTTTAAGGCTCTCATGGCCGTGGTTGGAATAACCTAGGTGGTACCCCATTCCATTCAGCAGGAGCTCTTCGTCTGTTTCCCTACTGAAGTGTTAAACGTTAGCACTTCTTATTTGTTTAGAACAGAAAATTCATATTTGTTTAGAACAGAAAAGGAGAGCCACCAGTTGCTGCATCTccaaacatattataaaatttcctttgaagTCCTTTTCTCTCTTGCGAGATGCCTGACATATTATGCCTATAAGTGTCAGACAGGCTGATAATGATTGATGGTGATAGTAGCTCTGACTAATGTACTTTAGGGACAAAACTGGTATCAGGAGACCTGGGGTCTACTTCTTAGTGTTAAACTGCGCTATTTTTGTGTGCCTGTCAAAGATCCACCATTTCTGTGTAATTACTACTCTGTGCCTCCCTTCGCTCAGTAAACTATAATGTAGACACAATAATTCCAGCCTACTTTTGTTCACGGTGGAAAGAAGGTAGAAGTCCAAGGAATTACATGGTAAAAACAAATTCAGTCATTCATCATTGAGAAGATGCTTTTTTACAAGCCTCTAAGCATGACTGAAATGTGTAAGCCACACAATACCCAAACACACTACATTAAGGTATTTGCTATAGAGTAATAAGTATCTCCtcctttttaattctttagaTTTAATCTTAACTCTATCGTCATTCTTATATTAAAACTTTGTTGTCTAAAGAACAACTTCAGTGTGAGGAGAGTAATAGGGGACAAAAGACAGGCCATATTGGAATGGGCTAACCTGGAATGAAAAGTGGAACCTACGATTCTGGTACTGAAACTTGCTTTGTGTTTTTCGTGTCTGAGTAGGGGTCTCAGATCTCATTAGTAGGGGGCATGATTGAGACACATCATGTGTTTCCATTTAATATGGGGGAGCTGAAGGTGAAGCACatgttatgggtttttttttttttttacagatttatctATTATTTTGGCGGCGgggagagtgcagggggagggggagagggagagggagatagaaacccaagcagactcctgctgagcatggatctgggcgtggggctcgatctcacgaccctgagatcatgatctgagccgaaaccaggagttggatgcttaaccgactgcaccacccaggcgccttgatGTCATGAGATCTTCcaaacaaaattaatttgaattcctttaagaattttttctGGAACAGACATACAGGATGGCAGGTGGAGTAATAAAGATGAGTATTTTCCAATAATAGCCCTGGAGCCTCTCAGGACCACCACTCTAATGCCGCATCAAGGTTACCATCCCCAAGAAGGCTGCTGACCTAGGGAATGGTAGTTTCCCCTGGGTAAGGGGAAGGGGACACTGGTGGGGTTCCGGAAGGGCTTCCTGAGAccatctatgtttttttttttcttttgtttgtctggtcAAAGGTCTGGTTGGCATCCTGGAAAGAATGTTGACCAACAATAAGCAGTGGGACTTTCGATTCTTGAACAATTCAGCCACGTCACCCATTTGAGTGACCGCTGGTTCATGTTTTCTCCACCACAGTCTCTCTAACTTTAGATTCAGCTATTTTCAGCCAAGAGCCAGTCTGTAGGTAATCTCATCCCAAAGTGTCCCTCCCAGCGGATCCGCCCCCAGCCTGTGTGCCTGTTAATACAGACGTCTGTGCCGCTGTGGAGCCGTCGGGCGGCATTTGGAAACACCCAGGGTGCTCAGAGTCCCCAAGAGGCCACTCTGTGTGGTTTGTCCCAGATGGCCGTGCCCCTCTTCGCAGAATTAGCTGGAGCTCTGCTGAGTCAGAGTTTCAAAAACAATGACAAGCTCAACTGAGCAAGGACCTAGACTCAGAGCAGATGTTTCCAAGTTTTAACAAAAGCAAATCTCAGCAGGTTTTAATATAATTCAAACAGTAGGCGCGCACAGATTTTGGCACACAAAGCAGGTTGGTGGTTCTCTTCTCCTCACTTGTTCTAATGGGTCGTAACTCTATAATTCACTGAAATGAGCTCATTGTTTTCTGCTGAAACAGAAAGCCCTTCTTGCTCTTAAGAGTGCAGTGAAGGGCAGTGTTTAATAGCCTTAGTTGGGGAAGATGAAACAGTGCTAGGGAAGCATGATGGTGATGATCGTGCAACGACGCGTGTTCTTAATGCCACAGCCCCATACACTTAGAAATGGTAAATTTGATGTAGGTGTATtttgcctgcccctcctccccccaaaaaagtataCTGAAAACTGCAGGCATGCGGGTTTTGGTGGGAAAATAGAGGTTTGGTATGGAACACAG includes the following:
- the ELOVL6 gene encoding very long chain fatty acid elongase 6 yields the protein MNMSVLTLQEYEFEKQFNENEAIQWMQENWKKSFLFSALYAAFIFGGRHLMNKRAKFELRKPLVLWSLTLAVFSIFGALRTGAYMVYILMTKGLKQSVCDQSFYNGPVSKFWAYAFVLSKAPELGDTIFIILRKQKLIFLHWYHHITVLLYSWYSYKDMVAGGGWFMTMNYSVHAVMYSYYALRAAGFRVSRKFAMFITLSQITQMLMGCVINYLVFYWMQHDQCHSHFQNIFWSSLMYLSYLVLFCHFFFEAYIGKMRKTTKAE